In one Paenibacillus sp. JQZ6Y-1 genomic region, the following are encoded:
- the modB gene encoding molybdate ABC transporter permease subunit — protein sequence MSEAWSWESIGFPVTLSLQIACFSSIAVFILSIAVAMLMSKYSFPGKIIVETIFMLPLVLPPSVVGLLLLTILGRRSWIGQAAEWLTHQPIVFSVTGAVIAATVVAFPLVYQTLKTGFALVNRDVLESARSQGASELQVLLYMILPLAWRSLITGFVLGFARALGEFGATLMVAGNIPGKTQTLPTAIYFAVDAGNMQLAWSMTIITILISFILLLLTSKIRGSD from the coding sequence ATGAGTGAAGCATGGTCCTGGGAAAGCATCGGCTTCCCAGTCACACTTTCGCTGCAAATCGCCTGCTTTTCCAGTATCGCAGTATTCATTCTTTCGATTGCTGTCGCTATGCTCATGAGCAAATATTCGTTTCCCGGTAAAATTATTGTGGAAACGATCTTCATGCTACCGCTCGTATTACCCCCATCTGTCGTTGGTCTCCTGCTGCTTACCATCCTTGGACGGCGCAGTTGGATTGGACAAGCGGCAGAATGGCTAACTCATCAGCCAATCGTTTTTAGCGTAACTGGTGCGGTGATTGCAGCAACCGTTGTCGCCTTCCCGCTAGTGTACCAGACGCTCAAAACTGGCTTTGCCCTCGTCAATCGCGATGTGCTAGAGTCGGCACGTTCTCAAGGTGCTAGTGAACTGCAAGTGCTTCTGTATATGATTCTGCCGCTTGCTTGGCGTTCGCTAATCACTGGCTTTGTGCTCGGATTCGCGCGAGCGCTAGGTGAATTTGGCGCTACCCTAATGGTAGCAGGCAATATTCCCGGCAAAACGCAAACGCTGCCGACAGCGATTTATTTCGCTGTCGATGCAGGCAATATGCAGCTCGCTTGGAGCATGACAATCATTACGATTCTTATCTCCTTTATCCTACTATTACTAACCAGCAAAATTCGCGGCTCTGATTAA
- a CDS encoding GNAT family N-acetyltransferase — MLKLHQLSDISELQTICEKHDHIMLKLNWDMLKNRVPSSQEDFFDYEDGELRSFLALYQFGAKIEICGMTHPDYRLQGRFSRLWKQAVDSGLLANKEKVLFNVPQSSKGGQQWVASRHTGLNSVEYTLKLGDDVSGLGIGSTEIVSLRPLTQEDAEFWAKLDAEAFGISEFHTLAALAGPHRPLSRAMHVIEYQGLAAGKIEVDRQGEHSWIYGFVVDPALRGHGIGRSALRQVALDEKGKGKQVWLDVVSENSRALHLYESCGFVQQDIQDYYEYAYAATQTNR; from the coding sequence ATGCTCAAGCTTCATCAGCTTTCCGATATTTCTGAATTGCAAACTATATGTGAAAAACACGATCATATTATGCTCAAGCTCAACTGGGATATGTTGAAAAATCGCGTTCCCAGCAGCCAAGAAGACTTTTTTGATTATGAAGATGGCGAATTGCGTTCCTTTTTGGCATTGTATCAATTTGGTGCCAAAATCGAAATCTGTGGCATGACACACCCAGATTACCGTCTTCAAGGTCGATTCAGTCGCTTATGGAAACAAGCCGTCGATAGCGGCTTGCTGGCAAATAAGGAGAAAGTACTGTTCAATGTACCGCAATCGTCTAAGGGCGGACAGCAGTGGGTAGCTTCAAGGCATACAGGTCTAAACAGTGTAGAATATACACTCAAGCTGGGCGATGATGTGAGCGGTCTAGGTATTGGCAGCACGGAAATCGTATCGCTGCGCCCGCTTACTCAGGAGGACGCGGAATTTTGGGCAAAGCTGGATGCGGAGGCATTTGGCATTTCGGAATTTCATACACTTGCTGCATTAGCTGGTCCACACCGCCCGTTATCACGCGCGATGCATGTGATTGAATATCAAGGTCTGGCTGCTGGCAAAATTGAAGTGGATCGCCAAGGTGAGCATAGCTGGATTTACGGCTTTGTGGTCGATCCGGCGCTACGGGGGCATGGGATTGGACGCAGTGCGCTGCGTCAGGTTGCATTGGATGAAAAGGGAAAAGGCAAGCAGGTATGGTTAGATGTAGTATCTGAAAATTCACGCGCACTGCATTTGTATGAATCGTGTGGATTTGTGCAACAGGATATTCAGGATTATTATGAATACGCATATGCAGCAACCCAAACAAATCGGTAA